Proteins encoded together in one Lathyrus oleraceus cultivar Zhongwan6 chromosome 5, CAAS_Psat_ZW6_1.0, whole genome shotgun sequence window:
- the LOC127086512 gene encoding COBRA-like protein 10: MKFLKGAKTSSYKTLFLIFSLLFVLSGFDICHGQDDDATPPPPMPELDNCDGIFVTYTLTGREKEYPHVKNMSKQAWAFKAEASLMNVGDEELKDWKMYIGFQHREILVSAEGAVPVDSDDFPAEVGNGTTIAGNPMTDLKTAIETAGDYNQMAVRVKMSGTQFGLGAGATPLPKTIKLMNDGFKCPQPSRKGSRMFVCCKKDPKVKAKLKKKTKFLPRRYGDLTIEYDVLQAFQTSYYAQVTMDNNHPLGRLDHWNLTWEWQKGEFINALKGAYARIKDPSECLYGPAGRYYGDLDFSTVANCQKKPIISDLPSERAEDEKVGKVPWCCRNGTVLPPIMDKNKARSTFQLQVFKMPPDDNRTALTPPIKWHIDGVINPKYTCGPPIRVDATEFPDPSGLKAISTAVASWQIVCNITKPKPRENRCCVSFSAFYNESAIPCNTCACGGCDDTRKCNPNASPLLLPPDALLVPFENRTLKARAWAKLKHMRVPSKLPCGDHCPVSINWHVSSDHKEGWTARITLFNWENYGFDDWFAAVKFDRSFEGFQDIYSFNGTRIPGLKTIFFQGLKGLNYLAGETNGTRAKDPRVPGKQQSVISFHKKYSKEFNVVRDAFPTKVFFNGMECSLPPHRPAKGSGHKSSISIIAVIFTAFMTFLLTTDRIF, encoded by the exons ATGAAATTTCTTAAGGGAGCAAAGACTTCCTCGTACAAAACATTGTTCTTAATATTCTCATTGTTGTTTGTGTTGTCTGGTTTTGATATCTGTCATGGACAAGATGACGATGCAACACCGCCACCTCCCATGCCTGAACTCGACAACTGCGATGGGATATTTGTAACGTATACTTTAACTGGAAGGGAGAAGGAATATCCGCACGTGAAAAACATGTCGAAACAAGCGTGGGCGTTTAAAGCCGAAGCGTCATTGATGAATGTCGGAGATGAAGAGTTAAAAGATTGGAAGATGTATATTGGGTTTCAGCACAGGGAGATTCTTGTTTCGGCGGAGGGAGCTGTTCCGGTTGACTCGGATGATTTTCCGGCCGAAGTAGGGAATGGAACTACAATTGCTGGAAATCCTATGACAGATTTGAAAACTGCCATTGAAACAGCTGGTGATTATAATCAAATGGCTGTTAGGGTTAAAATGAGTGGAACTCAGTTTGGACTTGGTGCAGGTGCTACTCCTCTGCCTAAAACTATTAAGCTTATGAATGATGGCTTCAAATGCCCTCAACCTAGTCGTAAAG GTTCAAGAATGTTTGTATGCTGCAAAAAGGACCCAAAAGTTAAAGCTAAActaaaaaagaaaacaaagttCCTTCCTCGTCGCTATGGCGATCTAACCATCGAGTATGATGTTCTTCAAGCCTTTCAAACTAGCTACTACGCGCAAGTAACCATGGACAACAATCATCCATTAGGTCGTCTCGATCATTGGAACTTAACATGGGAATGGCAAAAGGGAGAATTCATTAACGCTCTAAAAGGCGCGTACGCTCGCATAAAAGACCCTTCTGAATGTTTATACGGTCCAGCCGGAAGATACTATGGAGACTTAGATTTCTCGACAGTAGCAAACTGTCAAAAAAAACCTATTATCTCCGATCTTCCGTCTGAAAGAGCAGAAGATGAAAAAGTTGGTAAAGTACCTTGGTGTTGTAGGAATGGTACCGTTTTACCACCTATTATGGATAAGAACAAAGCAAGATCAACTTTTCAGTTACAAGTTTTCAAAATGCCGCCTGATGATAACAGAACAGCACTTACACCACCAATCAAATGGCACATTGATGGTGTTATTAACCCTAAATACACATGTGGACCACCAATTAGGGTTGATGCAACGGAATTTCCTGATCCTAGTGGACTTAAAGCAATTTCAACAGCTGTTGCTAGTTGGCAGATAGTTTGCAACATTACGAAACCGAAGCCAAGAGAAAATCGTTGTTGCGTCTCGTTCTCGGCTTTCTATAACGAATCTGCTATCCCATGTAACACATGTGCTTGCGGTGGTTGTGATGATACGAGGAAATGTAATCCTAATGCTTCACCTTTACTTCTTCCACCCGACGCGCTTCTCGTCCCTTTTGAGAATCGGACGTTAAAGGCGCGCGCTTGGGCGAAACTCAAGCACATGCGCGTTCCAAGTAAGTTACCTTGTGGAGATCATTGTCCTGTTAGTATTAACTGGCATGTAAGTTCAGATCATAAGGAGGGATGGACAGCTAGGATAACGCTTTTCAATTGGGAGAATTACGGCTTTGACGATTGGTTCGCTGCAGTTAAGTTCGATAGGTCTTTCGAAGGTTTTCAAGATATTTATTCATTTAACGGGACGAGAATTCCCGGTCTAAAAACCATTTTCTTTCAAGGGCTTAAAGGTTTGAATTACTTAGCAGGAGAAACTAACGGAACTCGTGCTAAGGATCCAAGGGTGCCAGGTAAACAACAATCTGTGATTTCTTTTCATAAGAAATACAGTAAAGAATTCAACGTCGTGCGCGACGCTTTTCCTACTAAGGTGTTCTTCAATGGAATGGAATGTTCACTTCCACCACATAGACCTGCTAAAGGTTCAGGACATAAATCTTCTATCAGCATCATTGCAGTAATTTTCACAGCATTTATGACATTCTTGCTCACAACAGATCGCATTTTCTGA
- the LOC127086513 gene encoding rab GTPase-activating protein 22 yields MWRDPGVSADSFYQTRPDCTDVPISRFKIKPGKTLSPRKWHAAFTQEGYLDIGKTLRRIYRGGVHPSIRGEVWEFLLGCYDPKSTFDERDRIRQRRRRQYATWKEECRQLFPLVGSGRFITSPVITDDGQPIPDPLVMPETNIANGSSVLPQDDNRLSSMDSANNLENVTDKKLIQWMLTLHQIGLDVVRTDRTMVFYEKQENLSKLWDILAVYAWIDKEVGYGQGMSDLCSPMIILLDDEADAFWCFERMMRRLRGNFRCTGRTLGVEAQLSNLASITQVIDPKLHKHIEHIGGGDYVFAFRMLMVLFRREFSFCDSLYLWEMMWALEYDPHMFLMYEEAQTASEKAESIKGKAKSIRQCGKYERENLKSGAKNTETPLPISVFLVASVLKDKSTILLHEARGLDDVVKILNDTTGNLDAKKACIEAMKLHKKYLKKAKKA; encoded by the exons ATGTGGAGAGATCCAGGAGTTTCAGCTGATTCTTTCTATCAAACTCGCCCTGATTGCACTGATGTTCCCATTTCTCGATTTAAGATCAAG CCTGGTAAAACACTAAGTCCGAGAAAATGGCATGCTGCGTTTACGCAAGAAGGATATCTGGATATAGGCAAGACTTTGAGACGAATCTACCGAGGG GGAGTCCATCCATCAATTAGGGGAGAAGTTTGGGAATTTCTACTTGGCTGCTACGACCCGAAGAGTACATTTGACGAAAGAGATCGAATAAGACAACGCCGAAG GAGGCAATATGCTACATGGAAAGAAGAATGTCGCCAATTGTTTCCTCTTGTTGGAAGTGGTAGATTTATCACATCACCCGTGATTACCGATGATGGCCAACCAATTCCAGATCCATTGGTTATGCCAGAAACCAATATAGCCAATGGATCGAGTGTACTTCCTCAAGATGATAATAGGCTTTCAAGTATGGATTCTGCGAATAATTTAGAAAATGTGACAGACAAGAAACTAATCCAGTGGATGTTAACTCTCCATCAAATAG GTCTTGATGTGGTTCGCACTGATAGGACAATGGTGTTTTATGAGAAGCAAGAAAACTTGTCAAAGCTTTGGGATATTCTTGCCGTTTATGCTTGGATAGATAAAGAAGTTGGGTACGGTCAAG GGATGAGTGACCTATGCTCCCCAATGATAATTCTTCTTGATGACGAAGCAGACGCATTTTGGTGCTTTGAGCGTATGATGCGCAGACTT CGAGGAAATTTCAGATGCACTGGTCGCACTCTTGGGGTGGAGGCTCAACTAAGTAATTTGGCTTCAATTACTCAAGTCATTGATCCAAAACTTCATAAACATATAG AACATATTGGTGGAGGTGACTATGTGTTTGCTTTTCGGATGCTAATGGTTCTGTTTCGTCGAGAATTTTCCTTTTGTGATTCATTGTACCTTTGGGAG ATGATGTGGGCTCTAGAATATGATCCTCACATGTTCTTGATGTATGAAGAAGCTCAAACAGCTTCCGAAAAAGCTGAGAGCATCAAAGGAAAAGCAAAGTCAATCCGACAATGTGGAAAATACGAGAGAGAAAATTTGAAAAGTGGAGCAAAGAATACCGAAACTCCTCTTCCTATATCAGTTTTCCTCGTTGCCAGTGTGTTGAAAGATAAAAGTACAATACTACTCCATGAAGCGCGAGGCTTGGATGATGTTGTCAAG ATATTGAATGACACAACAGGAAATCTAGATGCCAAAAAGGCTTGTATCGAGGCTATGAAGCTTCacaaaaaatatttgaaaaag GCCAAGAAAGCTTAG